A genomic segment from Cyprinus carpio isolate SPL01 chromosome A4, ASM1834038v1, whole genome shotgun sequence encodes:
- the mrps10 gene encoding probable 28S ribosomal protein S10, mitochondrial yields MAACVWSVRSVRVLSEIIHGHVLPAAAAVRHQAGTSRSLHGARAPAVSARHLKQLGVTSLRSLSQVSLSEEPDALYQKLSVRVKGHDRSVLDSFEFFASLAARELGLSLERAFEPRKHTEKLTLLKSVHIFKKHRVQYETRTHHRTIEISRVTGSSARVYLEYIQRNLPEGVAMEVTKTSVEEIPEHIQKPLWDEGKLEPCGQ; encoded by the exons ATGGCGGCCTGCGTGTGGAGCGTGAGGAGCGTCCGCGTCCTGTCAGAGATCATTCACGGACACGTCCTCCCG GCTGCTGCTGCAGTCCGGCACCAAGCGGGCACCTCACG gtcgcTGCACGGGGCGCGTGCTCCCGCGGTGAGTGCGCGTCACCTGAAGCAGCTCGGTGTGACGTCACTGCGGTCACTGTCTCAGGTGTCGCTCTCCGAGGAGCCGGACGCGCTCTACCAGAAGCTGTCGGTGCGGGTCAAAGGTCACGACAGGTCCGTGCTGGACAGCTTCGAGTTCTTCGCGTCGCTGGCGGCTCGGGAGCTCGGCCTCAGCCTGGAGCGAGC GTTCGAGCCGCGCAAACACACGGAGAAACTGACGCTGCTGAAGTCTGTGCACATCTTCAAGAAGCACCGCGTGCAGTACGAGACCAGGACGCACCACAGGACCATCGag ATTTCCAGAGTGACCGGCTCGAGTGCTCGTGTTTATCTGGAGTATATTCAGCGTAATCTGCCGGAGGGCGTTGCTATGGAGGTCACCAAG ACCTCTGTTGAAGAGATCCCGGAACACATCCAGAAACCGCTGTGGGACGAGGGCAAACTGGAGCCGTGCGGTCAGTGA